A genomic window from Phoenix dactylifera cultivar Barhee BC4 unplaced genomic scaffold, palm_55x_up_171113_PBpolish2nd_filt_p 000007F, whole genome shotgun sequence includes:
- the LOC103704507 gene encoding protein LIFEGUARD 2-like gives MVKNKQHDIEAGVGGGALYPNMMENPQIRWAFVRKVYTIVVIQILLTIAVACVVIFVPAISRFLLAHTPASLAVFILIIIAPFFVMLPMIYFRQRHPINLILLMLFTVCISLTVGLACATRSGKVILEAASLTVVVVIGLTLYTFWAAKRGHDFNFLGPFLFAALLVLMIYCFIQIFIPFGKVGTTIYGCLAALIFSGFIIYDTDNLIKRHSYDDYVCAAISLYLDIVNLFMALLTAFGASDS, from the exons ATGGTGAAGAACAAGCAGCACGACATCGAGGCTGGGGTGGGCGGCGGCGCTCTATACCCCAACATGATGGAGAACCCACAGATTCGGTGGGCCTTCGTTCGAAAGGTCTACACCATCGTCGTCATCCAGATTCTGCTCACCATCGCTGTCGCCTGCGTCGTCATCTTTGTCCCAGCCATCTCCCGCTTCCTCCTCGCCCATACCCCTGCCTCATTGGCCGTCTTTATTCTAATCATCATCGCGCCATTCTTCG TTATGTTGCCGATGATATACTTCCGGCAGCGCCATCCGATAAATCTGATTCTCCTCATGCTGTTCACGGTCTGCATCAGCCTCACGGTCGGGTTGGCATGCGCAACAAGGAGCG GAAAAGTTATACTGGAAGCTGCATCTCTGACGGTTGTTGTTGTTATTGGGCTCACACTATACACATTCTGGGCTGCCAAAAGAGGCCATGATTTCAACTTCCTAGGGCCATTCTTGTTTGCAGCCCTTCTGGTGTTGATGATATACTGCTTCATCCAG ATTTTCATCCCATTTGGAAAGGTCGGAACGACGATCTATGGGTGCTTGGCGGCGCTTATTTTTTCTGGTTTCATCATCTACGACACCGACAACCTGATCAAGCGCCACAGCTACGACGATTATGTCTGTGCTGCCATTTCTCTGTATCTTGACATCGTCAACCTTTTCATGGCTCTGCTCACAGCCTTCGGTGCTAGTGATTCATGA